In the genome of Ziziphus jujuba cultivar Dongzao chromosome 10, ASM3175591v1, the window tttgtatatatatatattgtgtttgaTAAGggtttaatgataaatatacattttattttggatttgttTGATATTTTGCATATGGATTGCTAGATTTACTATCTAGGGTGTTGATGGAACTTTTATTTGGACTGTATTTGAATGATGggttaattattattgtgtAATTCTATTCTTTTCTTGTGCATTTCTtgaatttaatgttttaatatgCCTAATTAGATTGGAAATCAATTGTGTACTGGGTAGATCTATGAATTTCTCCTTAGAAAAGGATTATTTAATGGATTTGTCACTAGGATTACACAACCCATGTTTTAATTAGAGTTGGAAAGCTTAATTAGAAAATGGATAAACAAGAAAAGGGGAATTAATGAATGGCTTTTTAGGTTAATTTAGGAAGGGATTCTTGAATTTTCACTAATTATCTATAGATTCTAATTTTCCTAGGGATAGGGAATTggatgtaattagaaacctaTTGGTTAGAATCAAGGATAGAAATCCAATAGTAATCACCCAAAGTAAGTTCAATTATGGGAAGAATAAGAGGGAAATCAATATCCTAGAGCTTTAGATCATAATATTTGCATTTCCATTACTTGTGTGTATTGTTTCTCTTAATTTCTTgtcctattattttagtttaattttaatattagttttaatttatgtttagtCGAATTAGATgcctaaataaaaagaattaatcaataattttggTACTTAGCAAAACTTCGAACATCAATCCTCGAGGAAACGATATTCACTCATCACTCTATTCTTTGTGCGATCCGTATACTTGCGGTAATTAGCGCATCAAGTTTTTGGTGCCGTTGCTATGGAATTGAGCAATTAGATACTTTGCTAATATTGGAATTGTATTAGTTCTTCTCAATTcaggcttttttatttttgttttcttaagttGTTAAGTTTTGTTTGTTGGTTTATTACAAAGAGCTATGCCCGACATATTGCCCAACTCCATCAAATGGTTTTTTCAAGGCCAAGTGAAGATAAACCGTCTTTTGAGGATATGATGTGTATATTTGTAAAGGAGGTTCGAAACTGGATGAATGAGTATGAATCTCGGATAGACAAACTTCAAGCTTTTTGTGTTGATTTAGGTTCTTTAATGAAAGCTTTGGAAGCACAATTGGGTCAATTTGTAAATGAAGATAAGGATAAAGCTTTGGGGAAGATTTCAAGTGAAACTGATTCCAATTCTCCAGTGTGTATGGTAAACACTTTGAGAAGTGAAGAGGACTTTGAATTCCCAAAGCTCAAGGACGATAAATCTTTTGGAAAAGTTATCAACGAGGAGGACGTAAAGTTAGAGATTGATACCAATGTGGAATTACCAACAGAAGTTCAGACTTGTGTTACAATCAGGATTGTTGAACCTTGTGTGGAGTCAAATATTTCTAGTGAGGAATCTAGCACCTTACATGATTGTGAATTAAAGAATTTTTCAACTGATGAAGAGGTTGAAGTTGAGAGATGtgctatggttaaggatgtgGACAATAGTTGTGAATTAGAAGCTCTCCCATTGTCATTTGTAGATCTTCTCATGGAAAATGAACCAAGAAAGGAAGTTGAAGAAGGCAAGATGATGTGGAAAGCGTTGAAAGCCTCTATAGAAGATTCTATAAGTCTACCAGCCATTGAGTTTGATAGCAAGGAAGACTCCTCCCAAGAGCAACAAGTACTTCCATATGTTGGAATTTTGCAATTTGGTTTTGATGATCATGGGAATATAACTGTGAAGCAATTCAAAGAGACGGAGGAAATTCAAGAAAAGCACATTGAAAATGCTACAatggttgaagaagaatttcTTGGTCCCAATGAAGAGCTTAAGGGTGTGAATAGATTGGTCATGGATCTTGATGTTCTCAAAGATGATGGGTTGCAAAATTCTAAGGAGTTAGAAGAATGCCACAATTATGCCCTCAAGAAAGTTCGAGCTAGGAAGAAGCGAAACAAGAAGAGGAAAAGCAACCAAAAAGTGAAATGTAGCCTCATTCCGGGTACTAAAGTTCACTTCCTCATTCCTAGTTTGAAGCATGATCCAGAAAATGTTGTAACCAAGGATTTGGGTACCTTCACAATTAAGTGATTGCTCTCATTTGGTGTAATTGAGCTTTAAGATGAAGATGGTGGTTTATTCCGAGTTTATCGATAAAGAGCCAAGAGTTCTTTATTGAAGAGGAGCAAATAGAACTAAAGTAAAGTTCAAAATTTGGTTTTTGGCTCAGCTATGTCTAGCTGTAAAACCAAGCGATTCTCGGGAGGCAACCCGAGTTCTTTCTAAACCTTtcactttaaattttattaagttataattagattttatatgtttattttcatattttaatgctagttttataattatttttcttctatgtTATAGGATTCTTGATTTTTGGAGATTCAAGttctaatttttgaaggtgtttCATATTTTAGAAAAGTCGGAGTGTTGAAGTTCAAAGTGAAAGAGTGGAGCGAAATGCCGAAGAAAACTTTGCAGATGGGTCAACTTtgaaaaattctcaaaaatcacaGAATATGAATTAGGAAGTGGGAAATATATGGATGGAAAGATGAGGATGTCTAGTTTCAGCATCATTTTATGGAACATCATTTGGAGATTTGTAGAGAAAGATATTGCCATTTAAGTGACCGATGCTCAATCAGACAAACTCAGCATGGACCTTGACATGTTCTACCACACCTCATGCTACCTTCAAGCCACAAAACAGAGGCAGTGGCGTGTCCCCACGCCATCTGGGCATATTCCACCCCATTCCACGCCATTTTTTATTCATTGCAGCAAGTCTACGCCATTTTGGCGTGAACCACTTTGCCAACACGCCAAGCAGCTCCAATCACGCGTGCGTTCCACCCCACTTCACGCTTCACTCCAGCAGCTCACATAGAGGCAGTGGCATTGCTCCATGCCATTTTGGCATGTTCCATCCTACTCCATGCCATACTCTAGCAGCTCACACAGAGGCAGTGGCGTTTCCCCATGCCATCTGGGCGTGTTCCACCCCACTTCACGCCAACAAGGTTCTCTCATTTCTTCCCTCTCATGCTTCCCACGTGATTTTCATACCTTCTCAATAAACACAATTTTGCCACTACCTTGTCATGTGTCCAAAATCAATCATGTGCAGCCCACGTGCTTCTTTAAATTCATTTCAATTTTACAATGTTGCCATTAATTTGACATGTGCAACTCACATGCACTTACCAAACACTAAAACTTcatttcctcttcctcttcaccATTCCTACACTTAcccattcaaattttaatttttcattcattttctttttcttcttcttcctcctcctaTTCAAGAACACCATGTCCATAATTTCCATCTCTCTCCCCCAAACATCATCAATTCTCAccaaattttcatcaaacttgGTGATGAGAAAAGAGGAAATTTTTCATGctaatgggaaaaaaaatttcaaaaagaaaaaaaaaatagaactttggtAATGCTCCATCAAAAGGCCAGAAGAATCAAAATTTGGGGGTGAATTTCACTCACCCCCCAAGTATGTTTTCTCTAACCCTTctctttaattttaaacattggGGACAATGCTTAGTTTAAGTTTGGAGGAGGGAATTCAACATTTTGAGCCTATTTGAAGAACTTTTGTGCTTAATTGTTGAGATTTGAATTTCTCAATCATCttgttagaattttaaattaggttttaatagtttatttttattttgagaaaaattttgaaaatccataaaaatttgaaaaattttgaaaaactccaaaaatattgttcttggtttaatgttagatttttatttttgaaaaatccaaaaatattttagtttttagtttttagtagtttttggttttggtagataaaataattggccaatgataaataaattaataattggatGCATATTCTTATGATAATGGATTTGTGATTTGTTGTTTAATTACCAAAAGATACACTTgtgtaatagcccagaccaccggcatgcgatattgtcatctttgggcttggggaatcctcttacaacccagctctcaaggttttaaaaggcctcgcaagggaaaggtatccacacccatttataaggagtgtttcgttcccctttccaatcgatgtggaacttcacacttgaatattgttgttcttgagaaatttgagcacGTAATGATTTTTGGCATGATATAACTtgtattttgatgaaaatttgcaTGATTAGGATATATTATTGGATTAGCTCTAGAACGTACACAATTTCAACTCAATGTGAAATCCTAGTTTTATGTTGAGCTTAGGAAATGATTTAGGCCTTCCTtgttaagtttgagcctttttGAAGCTAACCTTATCATTGTACGGATGCATATAGAGATGCACGTAGAGCCTTTTTGTTGATAAACCTCATTTACCTATCCTCATGAACATATTTAATATTCCTTATCCTACCTTTTTCATACTTGAGGAATCTTAGTATTGAAATGAAATGAATTTTAGCTTGAGTATGGTTTAGGTGAGGTGAGTGAGTAATCTGAGTTTAGGGGAGGTGAAATGGCAATTGGATTTTAGTGCATTCTCTATGAGGAGCTTGAATGTAATTGAAAGTTCAAATTTGGGGTACAAAGTGGAGAGTGATGAGAGGGAGAGTGTATTTgagtttcaaacaaaaaaaaaaaaaaaaagaaaaaaaattccaagatTGAGAGTTTGAAAACTCAAGGAAAGCAATGAAATTGTAATGTACCTATTTCCCtctataaaaagcaaaaaagaaaaaaaaaaggttcaaaagaaagttaaaaaagaaaaagaacaaaaatatgaaaataaaaaataaaaaaagcaacgAAAGTGAGGGATTAGCTTTCTTTAATAGCTTTCCTGAGTTGTAATATTTGTAATTTCAATAGACTTGggacttgtatatatatatatatatatataaagaactcAAATATTTAGAGAAAGCTTCATTAGTGAGAAATTTATGTTCTATTCTTCAGTAAGGGTTTAGATCGTGATTAGTGGAAAGTGTATGCGTGAGAGTTGAACAAGAAAATGGGAACTTAAGGGTAAAAAGAAGTAAAGCTTTAATTCATGATTTTTAATACTAAGAATCCTTCTTGAATATATttatcctttcctttttctttctataaacCCTCACTTCATAGCCTTTTCATTACAAGCTTTAAAGTCCTTTTTATCATAAGCTTAACAATAAtactacattagtggagagtttGAGATTGTGTTTTGCATATGAAGCTAACCTAAATTTTTAAGGCCCTAGTTGtgtaaattaattcaatttcttGTTATTGAATGTCTAAATCTatttacacacacatacaccTTCAGAACACTGATATATAGTGAAAAATAAGGTAGCTAGATGACATTGTACCTTGAAGTTCTCATATAGGTTTGCATTTAATTGTTCTTGAGGCCATCTAATTAGAATATCTACGTTAACttgctttttatattttgaaattaatcttTAGTGTTgccttttatatatttggttttaggAGTAGCCTTTCATATGAATAAGtgtgttgtttttttcttgAGGACAAGCAAATGGTTAAGTTTGGGGGAGTTGATAAGTGAGTTTTAGCTCACTTATTTAGTCTTATAtagcttaattatttataaaaaactcaagcatttatggttattttgatatgtttttgTGTACCTGTATAGGTGAGctttaaagtgaaaaaataattttcatgatTTGTAAAGCTTTGGGGATCACCTTAGAGAGGAAGAAGGCTCACCATACCTAAACAACTCAAACATGCCACTCATTATTGAAGATtttcaaaatgttgactttCTATGCCTTAATTTctgattttgacttttatagACTTTGGTCAAATTAGAGTTTTAATGAGAGCATGTGCAAGACATGTGCCTTTAGTATAGAGATTTGCATGTGCAAATCATGTGACTCATTTAAATTAGGTATGTGAAAGCCATATACATATCTAGGACTCTTTGATCTTAATCTAAAGGTTAGATTTAAAGCTAAGGTTTTAGAGATGATTGAAGGGGGATTTATTTGAGGAGGCTtggtagagaaagaaaaaaaggagagcTGGGCCACCATGGTAGATAGCTTGGAGAAGAACTAGAGAACAACATACtcaatttagagagagaaagcttgggCTTGGAAGAAGATTGAAGATTGAAGAGATTCCTCTACAAGATTCCTCCTCCTTTAAgttttctctatcttttatCACTCTCTaaattgtatttgtatatatatagataaatatacattttattttggatttgttTGATATTTTGCATATGGATTGCTAGATTTACTATCTAGTGTGTTGATGCaacttttatttggattgtaATTGAATGATGGGTTAATTATTATTGTGCAATTCTATTCTTTTCTTGTGTATTCCTtgaatttaatgttttaatatgCCTAATTAGATTGGAAATCAATTGGGTACTGGGTAGATCTATGAATTTCTCCTTAGGAAAGGGTTATTTAATGGATTTGTCACTAGGATTACACAATCCATATTTTAATTAGAGTAGGAAAGCTTAATTAGAAAGTGAGTAACCAAGAAAAGGGGAATTAATAAATGGCTTTTTAGGTTGATTTAGGAAGGGATTCTTAAATTCCCACTAATTATCCATAGATTCTAATTTTCCTAAGGATAGGGAATTGGATATAATTAGAAACCTTTTGGTTAGAATCAAGGATAGAATCCAATAGTAGTCACCCAAAGTAAGTTGAATTATGGGAAGAATAAGAGGGAAATCAATATCCTAGAGTTTTAGATCATAATATTTACATTTCCATTACTTGTGTGTATTGTTTCTCTTGATTTCTTGttctattattttagtttaattttaatattagttttaatttatgtttagtCAAATTAGATGCCTTAACAAAAtgaattaatcaataattttggTACTTAGCAAAGTTTCGAACATCAATCCTCGAGGAAACGATATTCACTCATCACTCTATTACTTAGTGCGACCCGTATACTTGCAGTAATTAGTGCATCAAAATGGCTAATTCACTAGATAGAGTATAAATCAAACATTGACATCCCCTTTCTCTTGGTAGAACTTATCAAGCAACAGGTAACCttcaaaaaaaagagaaaaaataaatcaatttcaatataattaaGCTTGCTTTTCAACTCAGCAatgtttgaaaaaaatgaaaagagcaATGCTATTTCATGATTGAAGAGGAAGCTAATAAGCTTAAGAGAATTGTAAATAGATATCACAAAATTAGAAGCATAATTACAGACAGTTGCAAATTgatagaacaaaaaataattatgggaATATGGAAAAAACtagtagcaaaaataaaaactaagaaattcaagagaaaaaaaaaatgggaaccaaaaaaagttttattcaAATTATCTTATACCTTGGCCAGTTCTATGTCATTGAACTCTTCAACTAGTCATGCTTAAGCCCGTATTGAAGCGATTTTTAACCCACCATTTTAAAATTGTGTGCATACATAGAAAGAGAGTATCAATAgcaaataaaaacaattgatgaatttataaattaacaGAACAAATTTCTCATAaaacaatattcaaaaacaCTCCAGAGCAAAACGAGAAGCTTGCTCGTATTACAAAACCATCATACCTGAATAGAGAGGCTTTTGAAGAATTTGGTTTTAATGCAACATAACAGAGAGGTCAGTAAATGGGGTTTAACTGAGCTGGTAATACAAAGCCTTTAGTTTGATTCTTGCAGAAGGTCACGCATCGGAAAGGtcgttatattttttatgtgttgAGAAATGACTTAATTTACCAAGACCTTCAAAAATAAGCTTTACTTGGGAATTATTAGTTCATGTTTAATGGTGCTATTGGAAAAGAGAAACACACTGGATGCAAACCCATTGAAATTGTAATTCTTCCAATGTTAGCTAGCTGAAACCATTATTTTCCATGAAGTTGTTTTCTTTGGTTCACAGAttaaacaatatatacatattttaaccCATAATAACCATATGAACCATCGTATTTTCCACTTCAGAAACACACTCGAAAGCATACCTCATTAGTattctttcctttaaaaaaaaaaaaaagaaaaaaaaagcaccttTCAATATTGAAAAGTTCAACTTATTAGACCACTCTAATGTAActtctgtatttattttttatggataaATTTGACTTCACCATTTGCTTTTTTAAGTGCTGATGCATGCTGTTGTTAGTATTATAAAGTTCAagtgtttatatttttctcactCTGCCCTgaaatagtaaatttttttcatattgccCTCTAAACTACTGCTTTTATATCACTGTAGTCCAATTATGCAATTTTCTAGTGAATTCGGTCAAATTGATAATGCACACtacattaaaacaaaataaaacataaaaataaaataaaaataaaaattgtttattactATACTCACTTCCAGTACTTTGGTCGAGTCCATCACCCTCTAAGCAGATCATACATTTacattatatgaaaatattcttacacatcatatatatgcatatataattgaaatctTAATGCATcccctttattttcaatgttctGATACATATTATCCTTGACATTTGAATTAGTTTGGTTCCCGAATGAAGGTATTGGTTAGAGCAGATTCCGACACGAAACAACTCTGCAAAGACTCAAAGCTTGCAAcgcaaaacatttttttaagacGATATTAGGGGCATAAACTGTAGCTTTAAAAATGTATCAAACATATATTGAGGGGGCgatgaaaaagtaaataaagcAAAAGAGGCAGCTTATCTTCTGGGTTTATAAAACATCATCAATGATGACAAGTAGGAAAAGAATTTGGTTTAATATCTTTGCATATACTTTCTATTGTACTAAAGTTTTCAacttgaaaaattgaaattacacAAGGGGATATCTACGTTTTACCGCTTCAACTATATTACTTTCTAGATTTTGCCCCCTATACTACAAAATCTCTCATATTGCCCCATGAAATATATACTACtttattatcatttaaatcCAATCACGACAGATACTGttttattctacttttagaCAATAATATGTATGGCTAATTTTACtgaatttattatgtaaaattgCATGATTGCACTAAATTGACAGAAAATAATAGTTTAGGGGACTATGTGATTTGTAGTTTGGAGGCTAAAGTGCAAAAAGTTGTATTATGGAGTGGGGAAAATGTAGTTGCCCTTTAAAAAGAGTTAAGAAGATTAGTGAAGCTTACCTCCTTCTTGCACACAAGCATAGTTTGTTCCTCAATGTCACTAAAAGGTACCTTCAATTCATTGAGAATGGAAAGGCCTAAGATTGGAGATATAGGTCTTATTATCAGACCATCTGTCGCTGTGAAAATTGCCTGTCCTGTTATAAATCCTTCACCATTTTCTCCGTCTTTGTAATGAGATTTTGGATCCACAACTTTCAGTTCGGTTATCATTTTACTTTCATAAGAAGGAATAAAACTTTTATCGCTAGTAATATATGCAAAGATGCCTATGTTGCCCCCATAATAATTTGGAGGATGTGCTTCTTCAATTCCTAATAAATCATTCTGATAACCAATGCCAGAGGCAAGCTTGGGACTAACTAGTAGTTCCTTATGGTAATTGGTCTTCAAGCATTGCTCATCAAGATCTTGTACACTCTTGTACAAGTGATCTATGCATCCATTCAAAGAACTGCTACATTTTTGTTTCACAAAATGCCCAAGTGGAATGGTTAGGAAACTGAAGAGCAAACTCATAAAGTCTTTCTTTGCTTCTGCATAACATACTTTCTTTTTAGATTTGCTCACCATAGGCTTGATAGTAACCTTTCCATCTCGAATATTCTTCTCTTCTTCCATTTGGTATTCAACAGGTTTTCCTTGATTAAAATTTCCTGTGTTTAACTCGGTCGCTACTTTATGCTTCAGAAGAGTTTCTGTCAATGGTGTTTTTGATACTGATGAGCATATTAGCAAATTCAGAGCCTGAAAGAGGACACGATGAGGTGACAAAAAACTGAGTTGCTTAGAGATGTGAAAACACAATCtttgacatttaaaaaattaaaatttttatgtacCTCATCAACCCGTAGATAGAAAATGTTATTCTCAATGCCACtccaatccatgattccaagcTTGGAAAACAAAGAGAAGCTTGCTGCAGTGGTCAGGGGCGTCACTTGTAAATCATCACTGATTATGAATCTGCTCAACCCTTTGACAAATACACCTCCATCTTTATCACTAAAAAAAGGCGTTTTTGACTCTCCTTTTCTCATAAGTACTTCATAATCCATGGATCTTCTACATCTACAAAGACAACCTTCGTAATGACTTAATAGCCCGGAACAAGTTGTGGCCCCATTGCTGTAGGCAAAGTACTTAGTAGTCTGATCATCTATTTTAAGCTTCAGCTTCCTGCAATGAGATTCGGCATTATTGCGAGGACTTAGCAACATCTGCTTGAATGCTCTAGAATGGAAATGCTTAACATCAATATTCTCAACGCTTTTGTATAAGTTGTTCATGCAACCTGTCTTCACTGTTGATTTGTCAAAGGAAAGCCTGATAATTGTTCCCACAGGAATtgtcaaaaaactaaaaagagtATCAATCAAATCATCATCAGACTCAGCAAAAATTCTCCTTGTCCACCAAGACTACCACGCTAATCATATTATCCACTTGTTTATTAgccatggattttataaaaacttGAGAGTTTGAAACTCGAATCCTTTTTCCGATTTGCTTTGATTAGCTTCAGATAGCTGCTGGCACTGTCAAAAACAAAGTTTATGTCCAATTAAAACATGGGATTTCCACACTTTTGTTAGGTATGATTTAGTGTAATAATTGCAGATAATTACATTCTCATTAGAGTAAAACAATGCTGAATGGTGAGTTAACATCCATTATAAGATCTgagaaatttaacaaataaaggaaagcagaaaaaacaaaaagcacttgGAGTAATCTATTTTGTTGTTGCCAattaataaatcaatcaaaatacATACAAGTTTCAActtcagataaaaaaaataaatcacaagAAATTTGTGGTGGCAAGTAAAGCCACATTTGCTTATCAATTAAGAAACTTGACCCGTCAAAGGAGGTGCTATAATTAGTGCAAGCTTCTTCTTGCTTCTTCAAACTTCTTCATACTTCTACTAAGGTGGCAGCAACTTTTCTTATCCTTAAGCCATTTTGTTTGACCAAAAAGGAACAATTAATGCAAGGAATATAGGTGGCACGGCAGCAAGCTTTCTACAATTAGCAAAGgaattcaatttgaattttacaACCTCTACCACCTCTTTCTATTGCCATATgcctttatatatatgtctttatCTTCCTTGTAAAGATTGATTCCATTTTGGTGTGAGAAATACACAtagaaacaaagagagagaaggagagtattagagagaaaataaagaaaagatttttcctaaatattcGTGTTTTTCCTTTGTAAGAGAGTGTGTAGGTTTTCTCCTATTATAAGAGAGAGGGTATTATTATTTGTGctctctttattttaaagagaaattattttattcttttgctttaataaaatccttctacaattatcaattatttgtgtgtattttatttgaatattttacgcACAAACTTCTCATTTTATCATTTGTACTTCAGCTATAATTGTGAGTTTTATACCTCAATTTcctaacaagtggtatcagagatcCAGATTCATAGATATCTGCAACAATGGCGGCGAAGTACGAAATAGAAAAATTCAATGGAAATAATTTCTCATTTtggaaaatgagaataaaaatagttttaagaaAAGACAACCGCTTGGTGGCAATTGGCGAAAGGCCCGCAGAGTTCCTTGATGATGATAAGTGGAACGAAATGGATGGCAATGCTATTGCTAATCTACATCTAGCACTAGCCAATGAAGTATTGTCAAGCGTGGTGGAGAAAAAGAAGGCAAAAGAAATTTGGGACACTCTCACCAAATTGTACGAGGCCAAATCACTACAcaacaaaattttcttaaagAGAAGGCTTTACACTCTTTGGATGATGGAGTCGACGACTGTGACAGACCACATCAACACTCTCAATACTTTATTTTCATAGCTCATAGCAATGGGGTATAACATCGATATGGGTGAACATGCTGAAATTCTACTTCAAAGTCTACCTGATTCGTATGATCAACTCATTGTCAACATAACTAGCAACGTAGAAATTTTAGTCTTCGATGATATTGCAACTGCGGCTCTTGAAGAAGAAAGTTGGTGCAAAAGCAAAGAAGACAAATCGAGAGGCTCACAACAAGTTAAGGCTTTGGTGATGACAAGAGGGAGATCAACGGAACGTGGCCCCAGTGGGAGTCAAAATCAAAGTAGATCAAAATCCAGAAGCAAGAAGAATATCAAATGTCATTAATGTGGCAAGAAAAGGCACTACAAAAGGGAGTGTTGGCATCTCAAGAAGAATGAAGAAGCTAAAAGAAAAAGGTGTCGATTCATCAAAAGTTCAAGGTTGTGTCACGAGTACCTCGGATGATGGTGAAATTTTATACAGCGAAGCAACAATAGTTACTGAAGCCAAAAGAAAGTTTGCTGATGTCTGGCTTATGGACTCAAGAGTAACATGGCATATGACCCCCCTTAGAGAATGGTTCCACCAATATGAACCTATCTCAGGAGGATCTGTGTTCATTGGAGACGATCATGCCTTGGAGATCGCTGGTATTAGTACCGTCAAATTGAAGATGTATGATGGTACGATTCGTATCATTTAGAAGGTACTGCATGTGAAAggcctaaaaaaaaaatctcttgtcTTTGGGACAATTAGACAATAGTGGAAAACCCATATTCAAGATGGAATCAGGAAAATAGTTAAAGGCGCGCTTGTGGTGATGAAAGTGGAAAAGATAGCTATAAATTTGTACATGCTTAAAGGAGAAACACTACAAGAAGTAGAAACATTTACAGCGTCAGTAAGCTCTCCAGAAGAATCAACGATGATGTGGCACCGTAAGCTTGGCCACATGTCAGAACGAGGTTTGAAGTTTCTTGCTTAACAAAAGCTTCTTCCAGGGCCAAAAAGGTTTCATTACCATTTTGTGAGCATTATGTTATTAGTAAGCAGCACAGATTAAATTTTAGCAGTTCTAATGCTAGATGTAAAGCTATCTTAAGGTTGATCCACTCCGATGTTTGGCAAGCACTAGTT includes:
- the LOC107410928 gene encoding uncharacterized protein LOC107410928 — its product is MLTHHSALFYSNENCQQLSEANQSKSEKGFEFQTLNFLTIPVGTIIRLSFDKSTVKTGCMNNLYKSVENIDVKHFHSRAFKQMLLSPRNNAESHCRKLKLKIDDQTTKYFAYSNGATTCSGLLSHYEGCLCRCRRSMDYEVLMRKGESKTPFFSDKDGGVFVKGLSRFIISDDLQVTPLTTAASFSLFSKLGIMDWSGIENNIFYLRVDEALNLLICSSVSKTPLTETLLKHKVATELNTGNFNQGKPVEYQMEEEKNIRDGKVTIKPMVSKSKKKVCYAEAKKDFMSLLFSFLTIPLGHFVKQKCSSSLNGCIDHLYKSVQDLDEQCLKTNYHKELLVSPKLASGIGYQNDLLGIEEAHPPNYYGGNIGIFAYITSDKSFIPSYESKMITELKVVDPKSHYKDGENGEGFITGQAIFTATDGLIIRPISPILGLSILNELKVPFSDIEEQTMLVCKKEVSFTNLLNSF